A DNA window from Cryptosporangium phraense contains the following coding sequences:
- a CDS encoding SDR family NAD(P)-dependent oxidoreductase, whose product MLLENKVAFITGAGRGIGAAAARLFAREGASVLLAARTEAELVEVTADVRAAGGVADYVVCDLADADSIRSAVSRAVALYGRLDVAFNNGAVNASPAPVDQVPVDDFDRLYQVNLRGQWLAMVAEKAAGVTAIVNNSSVGGWRANPVLPAYGAMKRAVNSLTESAAVNWGPEGVRVNGIAPGNTLTEMIRKWGDEEPGLQERLVAATPLRRGAQPSEIAEAAAWLLSDRASFVTGAILKVDGGSGA is encoded by the coding sequence ATGTTGCTGGAGAACAAAGTTGCTTTCATCACCGGCGCCGGACGAGGAATCGGGGCCGCGGCCGCCCGGCTGTTCGCCCGAGAAGGTGCGAGCGTGCTGCTCGCGGCGCGCACCGAGGCCGAGCTGGTCGAGGTCACGGCCGACGTGCGGGCGGCCGGCGGGGTCGCGGACTACGTCGTCTGCGATCTGGCCGACGCTGATTCGATCCGTTCGGCCGTCTCCCGGGCCGTCGCCCTCTACGGCCGGCTGGACGTCGCGTTCAACAACGGGGCGGTGAACGCGTCGCCGGCGCCGGTGGACCAGGTGCCGGTCGACGACTTCGACCGGCTGTACCAGGTGAACTTGCGCGGGCAGTGGCTGGCGATGGTGGCCGAGAAGGCGGCCGGCGTCACCGCGATCGTCAACAACTCGAGCGTCGGCGGCTGGCGGGCCAACCCGGTGCTGCCGGCCTACGGGGCGATGAAGCGGGCGGTGAACAGCCTGACCGAGTCGGCCGCGGTGAACTGGGGCCCGGAGGGGGTGCGGGTGAACGGGATCGCGCCCGGCAACACGCTCACCGAGATGATCCGCAAGTGGGGCGACGAGGAGCCCGGCCTGCAGGAACGTCTGGTGGCCGCGACCCCGCTACGCCGGGGCGCCCAGCCGTCCGAGATCGCCGAGGCGGCGGCCTGGCTGCTCAGCGACCGAGCGTCGTTCGTGACCGGAGCGATCCTGAAGGTCGACGGCGGCTCCGGCGCCTAA
- a CDS encoding helix-turn-helix transcriptional regulator: MDRRQLGDFLRTRRERITPADVGLPAGRRRRTPGLRREEVAHLAFISTEYYTRLEQARGPHPSLEVLAGLARALRLSDAERDHLHELAGAPIAPAPGPPRDVRPSIHDLIRRLPLSAAFVTSAMFDVLAWNDLAAALMEDFSAVPRKDRNLMRRAFLGSRNLYGVSDREHFARSSTQRLRRTAGRYPDDPDVRALISDLLASERFAELWASHDVDREPTLRKTFEHPLVGPVTVNCDALDLADQDQQVVIYTADPGSRSEEALRLLSVVGTQRMNVTH; the protein is encoded by the coding sequence GTGGACCGGAGACAACTCGGCGACTTCCTGCGCACCCGGCGCGAGCGGATCACCCCCGCCGACGTCGGCCTGCCCGCGGGCCGTCGCCGGCGCACGCCCGGCCTGCGCCGCGAAGAGGTCGCCCACCTCGCGTTCATCTCGACCGAGTACTACACCCGCCTCGAGCAGGCCCGTGGCCCGCACCCGTCGCTCGAGGTGCTGGCCGGGCTGGCTCGCGCACTGCGCCTGTCCGACGCCGAGCGCGACCACCTGCACGAGCTGGCCGGTGCCCCCATCGCCCCGGCTCCCGGCCCGCCGCGGGACGTCCGCCCGAGCATCCACGACCTGATCCGCCGGCTCCCGCTCTCGGCCGCGTTCGTGACCAGCGCGATGTTCGACGTCCTGGCCTGGAACGATCTCGCGGCCGCGCTGATGGAGGACTTCTCCGCCGTCCCGAGAAAAGACCGCAACCTGATGCGGCGGGCCTTCCTCGGCTCCCGGAACCTCTACGGCGTCTCCGACCGCGAGCACTTCGCCCGCTCCTCGACCCAGCGTCTGCGCCGTACGGCCGGCCGCTACCCCGACGATCCGGACGTCCGGGCGCTGATCAGCGATCTGCTGGCCAGCGAGCGGTTCGCCGAGCTCTGGGCCTCCCACGACGTCGATCGGGAACCGACGCTGCGGAAGACGTTCGAGCACCCGCTCGTCGGGCCGGTCACCGTCAACTGCGACGCGCTCGACCTCGCCGACCAGGACCAGCAGGTCGTCATCTACACCGCCGACCCCGGTTCACGGTCCGAGGAGGCGCTGCGCCTCCTGTCGGTCGTCGGCACCCAGCGCATGAACGTGACGCACTGA